In one Flammeovirga yaeyamensis genomic region, the following are encoded:
- a CDS encoding TonB-dependent receptor codes for MFKKLLSIIAMLVCLTSVSLAQTVISGQVIDESSSEPVIGANVSIEGTTTGAITDFDGNFSFQAKGNGQKNVIISFVGMTTVKQNVQLDGTPIDLGTVKMASDAIGLQEVEVLASIAVDRKTPVAVSTVSADKIDMKLGNAEFPQVLKSSPGVYVSDAGGGYGDSRISLRGFDSENVAVMINGVPVNDMENGKVYWSNWAGLGDVTKTMQVQRGLGASKLAVPSVGGTINILTKTTDAEKGGNVFMGMGNDGYLKTGVTLSTGLMDNGWAVSTALSKTSGNGYVDGTQFEGYSYFVNISKKINDNHTLAFTTFGAPQTHGQRRSYVSEEEYDRYGKRYNKDWGYRNGQEFNTNENFYHKPQMSLNHYWTINEKTDLSTSAYVSVGRGGGTGIVSEDRHFESAYRDNSTGGIIDWDAYVANNRNEDGSSKGAYRAGYNNHLWTGALSTLTHQLNDNWTLTGGLDLRYYLGEHYQQVEDLMGGDFYVDTQMASQPHRQTQVGDKVGYHNDGRVQWQGLFGQAEYSKDQLSAFISGAVSHQAYQRIDYFSYESGTETTDWQSFLGGSVKAGANYNIDAHHNVFINGGYISRQPFFNAVFLNYQNDVNPDAVNEKILSGEVGYGYRNKGFRANVNGYYTLWQDKSFVKTVWEDGNPYTANLLGVNALHKGIEIDMSYRVNHKLTITAMASLGDWRWMNDLEDVQIFDDQQNPIDTVNVYIAGAEVGNSAQTTAALGVEYEVFPKLKLTADWNYFGNLFADYDPTRRDSEEFSGKSAYEMPSYNLVDLGFNYAFQMGGFDGIFNFRVNNVFDTDYAVQGLQGGVDELGNMTMSGYYMGLGRTYSVGLKMSF; via the coding sequence ATGTTTAAAAAACTACTATCAATTATTGCTATGCTTGTATGTCTTACAAGCGTATCCTTAGCACAAACTGTCATTAGTGGACAAGTAATCGACGAGTCTTCTAGTGAACCTGTTATAGGAGCAAATGTATCTATCGAAGGTACAACAACTGGCGCAATAACGGATTTTGACGGTAACTTTTCCTTTCAAGCAAAAGGTAATGGCCAAAAAAATGTAATCATTTCATTTGTCGGAATGACTACCGTAAAACAAAACGTACAACTTGATGGTACTCCTATTGATTTAGGTACTGTAAAAATGGCATCTGATGCTATTGGTTTACAAGAGGTTGAAGTTTTAGCTTCTATTGCTGTAGATAGAAAAACGCCAGTGGCGGTTTCTACAGTTTCTGCGGACAAAATTGATATGAAATTGGGTAACGCAGAATTCCCGCAAGTTTTAAAATCATCTCCTGGTGTTTATGTTTCTGATGCTGGTGGTGGATACGGTGATTCACGTATTTCACTTCGTGGTTTCGATTCTGAGAACGTTGCTGTTATGATTAACGGTGTTCCAGTAAACGACATGGAGAATGGTAAAGTATATTGGTCAAACTGGGCTGGTTTGGGCGATGTTACTAAAACAATGCAAGTGCAAAGAGGTTTAGGAGCCTCTAAGTTAGCAGTACCTTCTGTTGGTGGTACTATTAACATCCTAACAAAAACTACTGACGCTGAAAAAGGTGGTAATGTATTTATGGGAATGGGTAATGACGGTTACTTAAAAACTGGAGTTACACTTTCTACTGGTCTTATGGATAATGGTTGGGCAGTATCTACTGCTTTATCTAAGACTTCAGGTAATGGTTATGTGGACGGAACACAGTTCGAGGGTTATTCTTACTTTGTAAACATTTCGAAGAAAATCAACGACAACCACACACTAGCCTTCACTACATTCGGAGCACCTCAAACGCACGGTCAGAGAAGATCTTACGTATCTGAAGAAGAGTATGATCGTTACGGTAAGCGTTACAATAAAGACTGGGGTTACAGAAATGGTCAAGAGTTCAATACTAACGAGAACTTCTACCACAAACCTCAAATGTCGTTGAACCACTACTGGACAATCAACGAAAAAACTGACTTGTCAACTTCAGCTTATGTATCAGTTGGTCGCGGTGGCGGTACTGGTATTGTATCAGAAGATAGACACTTCGAAAGTGCTTACAGAGACAATTCAACTGGTGGTATCATCGATTGGGATGCTTATGTAGCAAACAACAGAAACGAAGATGGTTCATCAAAAGGTGCCTACAGAGCAGGTTATAACAACCACTTATGGACAGGTGCTTTATCAACTTTGACTCACCAATTGAACGACAACTGGACGTTAACAGGTGGTTTAGACCTTCGTTACTACTTAGGTGAGCATTACCAACAAGTAGAAGACTTGATGGGTGGTGACTTTTATGTAGACACGCAAATGGCTTCTCAACCTCACCGTCAAACGCAAGTAGGTGATAAAGTGGGTTACCATAACGATGGTAGAGTACAATGGCAAGGTTTATTCGGTCAAGCTGAATACTCTAAAGATCAATTATCAGCATTTATTTCAGGTGCTGTATCTCACCAAGCTTACCAAAGAATTGACTACTTTAGTTATGAATCTGGTACTGAAACAACTGACTGGCAAAGCTTCTTAGGTGGTTCAGTAAAAGCTGGTGCTAACTACAACATCGATGCACACCACAATGTATTCATCAACGGTGGTTATATCTCGAGACAGCCTTTCTTTAATGCTGTATTCTTGAACTACCAAAACGATGTTAACCCAGACGCAGTAAACGAGAAAATTCTTTCTGGTGAAGTTGGATATGGTTACCGTAACAAAGGTTTCAGAGCTAACGTGAACGGTTACTACACATTATGGCAAGATAAATCGTTTGTAAAAACGGTTTGGGAAGATGGAAACCCTTACACTGCTAACCTTCTTGGTGTAAATGCATTGCACAAAGGTATCGAAATCGACATGTCGTACCGTGTGAACCATAAATTAACAATTACAGCAATGGCTTCATTAGGTGATTGGAGATGGATGAACGACTTAGAAGACGTTCAAATCTTCGATGATCAACAGAATCCTATCGATACTGTAAACGTTTATATCGCAGGTGCTGAAGTAGGTAACTCTGCTCAAACAACTGCCGCTTTAGGTGTTGAGTATGAAGTATTCCCTAAGTTGAAATTAACCGCTGACTGGAACTACTTTGGTAACTTATTCGCTGATTACGATCCTACAAGAAGAGATTCTGAGGAATTCAGTGGTAAGAGTGCTTACGAAATGCCTTCATATAACTTAGTTGACCTTGGTTTTAACTATGCCTTCCAAATGGGCGGATTTGATGGTATTTTCAATTTCAGAGTAAACAACGTCTTTGATACTGATTATGCTGTACAAGGACTTCAAGGTGGTGTTGACGAATTGGGCAACATGACAATGAGTGGTTACTATATGGGACTCGGAAGAACCTATTCAGTAGGTTTGAAAATGAGCTTCTAA